A stretch of DNA from Papio anubis isolate 15944 chromosome 4, Panubis1.0, whole genome shotgun sequence:
TGTTTAGTTTCTGGACTTTGAGTCTATGAATGTGACCTGATGCAGAGAATGAGCCACAAGGAGCCGCTTTAACTTGGCTCCCACATGCGATTCTTGAAGATCTTCATACAGCACAGCATCCCTGCAGGAACAGGAAAACAAGGTTATCACAAAGGTGAAGGCACTGCTGGTAAATTCAGTCCTTGCAGGCATAGAACTTTCTCAATCCGTCGAGGCTCCCCGAAGATCGTGTTATGGAACAGAGGAGAGGAAGTTAAAATGAGACGTGACCTTCCAGGTCTCACGTTAACCCTCTAGAGCATCCAACTGTTGTCGAGGTCTGAGCGTTGGCCGGGGTTGGGGAGTGGAACCTCAGACCCACCACCTTTTTGAGCCTGGCAGCTGGGAAAAGGGAATAGGAAGTCACAGCTGTCTCATCCTGATCAATCTTACTGCCCTTTGTATTGGAGAAGGTGCAAACCATTTCAGAGCAGTCACTATCTTGCttctcttctccatttcttttctgtccttttcttttcatttttctccttttctttttccccaagggaagagaagaaaactaaacaaaagggTTTGGGCCAGATAGTTCAAAATAGAAACAAGATGGCAGGGAACACATTCTTACAACTTTATTGCACTAGTGCAATGCATGAGGCCAGGACGAAACCACTGAGGTGTTAGGGTTAGACTAAGGAACCCTGCAACCAGCAACAGTGTTTCCTCAGGTGCTGGAGAGCAGAGGCGTGGCCTGTCTTTTCGGGAGCACAGCATGGATTGAAAACCCTGAACGTAGGCCAGGGCGGAGTAGGGCATTCAGCACAGGTGAGCGCCTGACTCTTATATGAACCCTGAGAGGAAGCAGCATGATCCTCGTGTTTCCGGTGAGGAGACCGTGAGGAGACGTAGTCACCTCCTCAGGCCACCGTGCTAGTTGGCATTGAGGACAGGCTGGGTGCCTCCCGCCTCTGTCCGGCGGGTGTGCTCAGCCTTGCCAGGTGTGCTCAGCCTTGCCAGGTTGTTACACTCTTTCCAAGACATTGCAACATTATTGCTATCAAGTAACAGTGAGATAAAGAAGACAGCACTGCAAGCTACCACAACCAGGGGCTAGGTTCCTTCTAAATAATTCGGGAGCGAGAAGCTTGTGGGCCATGGAGCTCTGGGAAGCTTCCAGAGCGTCAGGCTTGAGGTGGGTCTCCATCAGCGTTGAGTGGGTGGGGAAGAGCCATGGGGAATGGCACAGACAaggtctggggtgggggaggcacAGGTGTTTTTGAGGGCTGAGGGTCTGTTCACATGGTGGAGACGTGGGGGATGTGGCTGGAAAGTGAGGCGCCAGGAACTTAGTCTGGCGGGAGGCAGTTTTCTGCAAGCAGAGGGGAGGGAGCCAGCGAAGGTTTCAGAAGGATGGTGAATGCAGAGCAGGCGGCTTCCACACTCCAGTCGGGAAGCACAGACTGGGGGCTCCGGGGATGCCCCTGTCCAACCTCTCAGCCTCAGAGGAGGATGGAGCTGGAAAGGAGGAATGCTTCTCCAGGTCCCACAGCCAGGGAAGTGCTGTGGGCCCCACGCTCCCTTCAGCTCCCCACCAGGGGCCACTAGCCCttcgtggcttttttttttttttttttttttgagacggagtctcgctctgccgcccaggctggagtgcagtggccggatctcagctcattgcaagctccgcctcccgggttcacgccattctcctgcctcagcctcccgagtagctgggactacaggcgcccgccactgcgcccggctagtttttttttgtattttttagtagagacggggtttcaccgtgttagccaggatggtctcgatctcctaaccttgtgatccgcccgtctcggcctcccaaagtgctgggattacaggcttgagccaccgcgcccggcccttcgtGGCTTTTTTGATtaacattaattaaaatgaaatgaaaatgtctgTTTCTCAGTCACCCTGGCCACATTCACTTGTTCCACCGTCACTTGTGCCGGTGACTACTGTCAGGATGTGCCAGGTCTAGGACATTCCCATCGTTGCCGAAAGCTGCGCTGCTTCTCCTGTGGCTGCTTCTGCCACGTGGCCTTAAAGGAAACCCACGCTACAGGGAGGCTGGGCATTGCCTGCCCCAGGACCCCGGTCGGAGTCCCCCCTGGtggctccctgggcctcagtcaCGGCCCCTGAGCAGCTTCCAGCATCCCAAAGGCTCTGCCCTGGGTCCGAGGTCATTCCTCGGTTGCTCcctgcttcctttcctcctctgctCCCTGCCCCCTGCTTGTGCCCTTGGCAATGCCCTGCCCCAGTTCCTGCCCCGGAGCCGCTGGCCAGAAATGGCTGAGGCTTGCAGCTGGAGGAAGTGGGCCTGGGCTGATGAGGTGGCACCACTTTGTCCTGGAACGTCCCGCCCCTTGGCCTGGGTCCCTCTTGGGAAACAGGCGAGGTTCGAAAGGTGAGTTTTTAGAACTGTCCAATGGCAAGCTGTCACAGTTGTATGTACCCTGGAGCTCATCCCACCATGGAAACCTCTGGAATGTCTGTCTCCGCAGTCCTCGGCGAGTGGCCCCAATAGTGGCGATGTTTCCAACTTTTGGAATATTGTTTTTGGGAAATAAAGTGACTCCTGCTCACTTAGCTGTGCCAAGTCACTTGTTTgtcttattctttttgctcagcaGGTGGCATTTTTGTTCAGTGATTTTATTTGTATCCGCCTGTGTTCATCAACTATGACATATTAATCATGCAAATTAGGATATgattaatgaaggaaaaattaattCCGCCACCGCGTCTGGGTCTGCTGTGACAGCTTAGTGAATGCCCTCAATCTCTGATGCCATCAGCGACTTCTCCAGGGCTGCTGCCGATTGATACATTAATGTTCAGGGTAAAGGTTAGGGACTGCAACCCAAAGAGACTTTCCTCTCCAGGGTTGGTGTTACAAGCACATATTTATTTGAGAGTGCACATTTTTGAGACAGTATATAGTGCGAAACCCCGTCCTCCTTCGCACTGTGTTAGCAGTTTGTAGGAGGAGGGAGTTCGCTCTGTCTTTCAGTGTCTTCTAGACTGAAGCCCACTGTGACCAGGGCAAGCTCCCCGACCAACTCCGACTCTTTCTGTTTCCAAGGTTCCGGCTTCTTGTTTTCCAGATGCTATGCGCAGACCACGCAGTGACCCATTCGTCCTTGGTAAGGGCTCCTTCTCTTCAGGACTCTATTCTGGAAACATGAGCTAGGGCTACAATAAGTTTATCTTCACGATACGGAGTCCTACAGATAATTTAAATGAGCGCCCCACGTTGTTTTCTCCCATTGCCCTCTGGTTAACCCTGATTTCCACCCGGCACCTGTAGCTGAGCCGTGATCTGCTTACTCCTATCGGCTTTCACTCGTGTGCTCTGGTGAGCCAGGTCCACAAACAGAATGTTTTCTTGGAACTTGGATAACCTTGCCCTGTGCACCGTGGGAACACCCCCTGGGACAGATTGTGCCATTCTGGAGACTCTCTAGGTCACACCACCTCTGTTACAGGACTTGGCTGAACCTGAGAGAGTGAGTGGGCAGTGAAGGTAGGATACCAGGTGCCCCATCGGGGAGGGGACCAGGAGGGCATCTGGCCACCAGAGACCTTGGAATCGCAGCCTGTGTTCACCCTGGGCCAACTGTGGATCCAAGCCTGTCCAGGGATCGCAGTTTACGTCTGCCCCACCCTGAGGCCATGGAAGGGAGAGGCACAAGACTGGCAACTGAGAGTTTGCTAAACGACCTGCCTTCTCAAGTCTCTTCACCcttcctttgtttgttttgtttttgttttttcgagacggagtctcactctgtcacttgggctggaatgcagtgtcatgatctcggctcacggcaacctccgcctcccaggttcaagcgattctctgcctcagcctcctgagtagctgggactacaggcctgtgccacccaccatgcccagctaatttttgtatttttagtaggtttcaccatgttggccaggctggtcttgaactcctgacctcaagtgatctacccacctcagcctccaaaaatgctgggattataggtgtgagccaccatgcccagcttcttcACCCtccttttgatatttttgtgaCTTCTATTGCTGAGATGCTCCGAGCCTGGGTCCCCACCTTGTGACCTCCCTCCTGTATAGACTCACCCtaattctttctttcccactAGCATCCCACCCCTTCCCTCCCATTTCTATTTGTCCTGTGTCACCTGCCTTCAGGTGCCCCGGGGCAGGTGGTGGAGAGGGATGAATTGCAAATGAGACCTAACCCCAgactgggagagggagaggatgcTGGGAGCTTGTCGTGGGAGCCGCAAAGCACCACAGACCAGCAGGTTAAACAACAGGAAGGACAaccccacagttctggaggctggaagtccgagaCGAGGTCAAGATCCGCAGTGTTGACTCCGTCGGAGGCGGTGAGGGAGAATTGGCCCCAGACCTCTCTCCCTGGCAGACTGCTGGCCATCCTTGGCCCTTTGGCTTAGCAATGACCTTTTCCCGTGTCTTGTTCTTGGTCTTCCCTCCATACACACACCTTTCTCTCCACAGGGTATTCTTTCCATAAGCAGCAGTCAGATTGGGGGATGCATTCCTCCAGGATGACCTCTTCTTAGCTAATTACACCTGCAtggccctgtttccaaataaggtcacctcCTGAGGTGCTGGAGGCCAGGGCTTCCTCATAAGAATGTGGAGAGgaggagacacaattcagccccAAACAGGGCAAAGGTCAACAAGGGGACAGCACCTGGTGACAGCAGCCCTCTGGCTCTGAGAGCCCCCATTCTGCCCACCTGTAAGGGGCTCCTTCCATTGCGGGGTTGTGACTctcatggcagcccctcctcctgctggagaaaactgtACTTATGGGGCCTGCGGTGTCTCTGACTCATGACACCTCCCACTGCActtctttattgtttgtttgtttgtatgagacagagtctcgctgtgtcacccagcccggagtgcagtggcaggatctcggctcactgcaacctcacacaccctccacctcctgggctcaagtgatcctcctgcctcagcttcccaagtagctgggaatacaggcgcccgccaccatgcccagctaatttttgtatttttagtaaaaacagggtttcactatgttgaccaattggtctcaaactcctgacctcaggtgatctgcccaccttggccttcaaagtgctgggattacaggcgtgagccaccgtgcccagccacctccCTGCTGCACTTCTAAGGAGCTGGAAGGTTGGGTAGGGGTGGCTCCAGCTGCTACCCCCTCCCTGGAGAGTTTTGAGACTCTGGAAGACACAGGCCGTGGCTGCACAATGGAAATAAACCATGTCACAGTCATCTTACCTTTGTTACCTGGGAAAAGCGTGGATCAGCGAGTGTCCCTTCTTGGGTGTAAATAGAAGAAATCCAACCCAATTCATGTTGGTAGCAGGGGAAATTTATTGGAAAATTGATGCAACTTCAGGGAAGGCAGGGACACAGCTGCCTTCAGAAACAGCAGggcctctcttcccctccctatCCTTGCTGTCACCAGAGGTGGCTGGGGGAATCTTTAAGGAATCTTGAATCTTGAGGTTGAGTTCCTTCCGTGTTCTTTAGGACAGAGACTGGAACAGCACTGAATTACCCCCCGGGTGTTAGAACAACACCCCGACATTTGCATCCGTCTTGAGTGGAGGGGGCctctcctgatccacctgcccaCTCAAGTTTTTCAGCTAGCCTCTCATGGAGCCGGACAGTGTTGCTAATGGGATCCTGACACctgttatggattgaatgtttgtgtcctcccaaagttctttTGAAACCCACGGTGGTGGTGCTAGGAGGTGGGAACTCTGGGAAGTGATTGGGTCAAGAGGGTGGAGCTCTCACATTCTCCTCAGCACCTGGGAGACACTGAACGACCGGCTCCCAGGGCCCTTTACTCACCGCCTTTCAGGTTACTGCCAGGACATTCCAGCTGCTCTGGACGTGGAAGGAAAAGGTGTCATTAGGGAATCAGAGGTGACTCGGCCACTTCTGGCTGAGGGAATTAGGGCAAGACGCATCCCCTTCGGCCAATGGAGAGTCAAGCTTGAAGGTTTTGCAGGGTTTGTGGGCGGATTCAAACCATGTAACACCTGTTATGGGCTGAATCGCATCTCCTCAAATCCATCTGTGgaaatcctaatccccaggacctcagaatgtatttggagatggggtctttcaaGAGGCAACTGAGTTAGGTTGGGGTCATACGGGTGGACCTTAGTGCAATATGGGAAGGGCAGGTTAGACACGGACACATGCAGTGGGAAGACCTGTGAGGAGGTAGGGAGAGGATGCCATCTACCAGCTGAAGAAGGAGgggatacggtttggctgtgttgccacccaaatctcCCCTTGAATTCTAAGAATCTCCACGTGTcgagggtggggccaggtggaggtaattgaatcactggggcagtttcccccatactgttctcatggtagtgaataagtctgtcgagatctgatggttttataaaggggcgttcccctgcacaagctctctcgcCTGCCATCATGGAAGACGTGCCTTTGCCCCTcgttcaccttctgccatgattgggaggcctccccagccatgtggaactgtgagttcattaaacctctttcttttataaattacccagtctcaggaatgtctttattggcagcgtgaaaacagactaatgaaTACAGGAGGCCTCAGAGGGCAGCAACCCTGCTAgccttggtcttgaacttccagcctccagaacatgAGAGAATGAATTTCTTGTGTGAGTCCCCAGTCTGTGGGACATTGTTATGGAGCCTGAGCTGATGTGTGCGACCCCGGAAGCCCTGTCCTCACCCCGAGCAGCACGCGACAGGCTCGGGAGATGTCCACAGTGGGCCGGCCGTCCTCACAGAGCACCGCGCCTTGGGCATGAACACTGTGTCCCTGCTCCATCAGGTCTGCGAGAGACACAGAGCAGCTGGGCTCAGCGTCTCCAGCCTCATCGCTCACCACCTCTTCCAACCCCGGGCTCTGGTCAGATTCGTCATCGTGGCCTAGATTCAATCATGTCCCCTCAGAGAAGCTGCCCCACGCACAGGGCCTCCAGAGCCAGGTGAGATGCCCTCAGGGACGCACATTCTCACTATCTCTGCAGTTCTGAGGCCTCactgtgtgtttcttttcttttctggtccATCTTCCCACTACGTGAGAAGCTGCCTGACGCACATTCTCACTATGTCCGCAGTTCTGAGGCCTCactctgtgtttcttttcttttctggtctGTCTTCCCACTACGTGAGAAGCTGCCTGAAGGCAGGACCCTTCCCGACTGTCCTGTCCAGAGGATCCCCCACAAAGATGGCCCCCTGGCAGGTAAGAGGAGCCGGGACATGCTTATGGATGGACACAGAGCCCAGGCAGCACCGGGTGTCCAGGCCTGAGCTGAGGACATGTGGGGCCCTGGACTGCCAGTCACTTCTCTGGGTCTCCGATCCCTTCATCTGGAAACACGGAGTTCTTGGGGAGCTCTGTGAGGCCCCATGGGACAGAGACGTTGATGTCATCAGGCAGCACACGCTGCTGAGCTCTGAGGGTGAGCAGGTGAATGGTACCTGGGCCAGCCTGTGGGAGAGCCCCAGCATGGGGCAGTCAACGTGGCCCTGAGGCCAGGGGACCGCTGAGGAGACGGAGAAGAAGGGCCCCTGTCTGGGAGCCTTACCCCAGATTggagctgggcctggggaggggtCCTGAGCCCCTCAGCCCCTCTCTGGGTGGCTGAGAAACCCACTGCTCATCTTTGTTTTCTGAGTAATTTACAGAGAATTGCTAATGGTTTTATGAATCATGGGAAACAGagaatgctgttttatttttctgcttctgacCTCTCAAAAGAGATTTCCAGATGCCTCATACAAGTTGATTCCGTATAATCGAGTCAAGAACTTCATGACAGTGACTCAGCATTTAAATCTCCTGAAGGCAGATATGCCACCCGAAGACAGAGAGTTACCGAACTCTGATTTTGCCATAGTTTGCGTACAGGCgaaacagaaaagaagaggtGCGTTGGGCGGGAAAGCTTTGAAACAACctgtctctttcttctcccaGTTCCCCTCTTTCCTGGAGACCTGGCTCCTCGGGAGTCTGGAGGTGCTCCCCGCTGCATAGCCACATGGgcagtgggtgagtgggtggggagAAGGGTTCGCGCAGGCTGGGCCCTCGAGAGGCTGGGCCGCAGGTGTGTCCCGGTAGGTCCAGGGCCCCTGCATCCTCAGTGCCCTTTAGGAAGCACTCAGCTGGCTTGGACGATTAGCAATTTGGAGCGTGTGAAGCTGGGAGTTCAGAAATGGGGTGCGTTTCGAAGTGGGCTCATCAAGCGCCTGACCCCCTTCATCTCCTCTTGAGGACCTGGGCCTGCCTGTCCCCCACTCTgtccacagcctcagcctccctgcagCCAGCTCCCTCTCCCTGGGAGAATGGCCCTGGTTTCCTTGTGGCAGACAGGATTTGCTTCCAGGAGAATGCCGTGTGCACAGGGGTCTAAATCTGGACTCTCCAACTAATCGTTGATGACAAAGAAGGCACCTCCACACTGGCTGAGAGTAGACTCAGGCCTAGAACTGGTCAGTCCCCTAAATGTCATTGCTAGTAaaggagagggcagggagggagaggacgGACACTGAGCTTTCAGCTGTGCTGTGCACTGGAGTCACAGACGGGCCACTACGGCCACCACCAGCATCTCCTCCTGCATTTGGAAGGAACGCTGCCTGGGTTTACCAGTGTAATGAGTGCTGTGGGAGTGCTGAGCCTTTCTGTGCACAGTGGGCATTTGAAGGATGTCAGAAATGTGGTTTTGCACAAAAGTAAGGCACCCCTGGGGAGTCCCAGCAATtacaggggaggaaactgaggcaagatcCTTGGCTAGGAGGTGGGGGCTGAGGAGCCAGGGAGCTCTGGATGGAGCTGTGGCATTGTATTTCTCCTCCACACTGGTGAGGTCTTGGATACTTGGGTCACACTTGGATTAGTGGaggtgcatttttctttttctttttttttttttttttgagagggagtctcgctctgtcgcccaggctgggatgcaatggccggatctcagctcactgcaagctccgcctcccgggtt
This window harbors:
- the LOC103883366 gene encoding uncharacterized protein LOC103883366; amino-acid sequence: MEPELMCATPEALSSPRAARDRLGRCPQWAGRPHRAPRLGHEHCVPAPSGLRETQSSWAQRLQPHRSPPLPTPGSGQIRHRGLDSIMSPQRSCPTHRASRASCLKAGPFPTVLSRGSPTKMAPWQVRGAGTCLWMDTEPRQHRVSRPELRTCGALDCQSLLWVSDPFIWKHGVLGELCEAPWDRDVDVIRQHTLLSSEGEQVNGTWASLWESPSMGQSTWP